DNA from Bubalus bubalis isolate 160015118507 breed Murrah chromosome 7, NDDB_SH_1, whole genome shotgun sequence:
TGTGGGTATTTAAGAATAGTTGccccaagaaaaaaatgtctttgggTTATTTCATTCTGCTGATGCTTGCCAGAAGAAAGTTTCCCAGATACAatgaattcagttttatttttctcctgggaCAGAAATTGACAAACCATGGCCCACAGTCTAAACCTGGctcactgcctgtttttgtacagCCCGTGAACAAAAAatggattttacatttttaaacatttggggaaaaaaagaattaccatTTTGTAACATATGAACATTATATCACAGTTGGATTTCAGTACAAGCAAAGTTGTGTGACAACACAGACATGCAGGTTTGTTCACACATGGTCTCTGGGTTGCTTTTGCAATATTAAGCAGCAGCACAGAGATCATGTGGCCACAAAGTCTACGTTATCTACTCTCGAGTCCTTTGCAGAAAAAGTATGCAGACCACTGTTATGGGCACTTaacaaaaacatttgaaaaactaatagGAAAGGGTCTTTATCtgtctttcctttgttttcctttgtagaGAGAGCCAAGCTGGTCATTCTTCGaagtattttgtgttttaattttttaaaataatgtaatctAAGTAATTCATATCCTTTAACATACGAGCTTAAACAGgcattcccattttttttttttttgccaacacCATGACATTTCATCTATAATAGGAATTGTTATCTTTTagttattaacttaaaaaaaaatattagttggggagggcacaggactggaaaaaaaaatattcatttacttattgttggctgcatcaggtcttagttgtggtgtggggGATCGCCATTGTGTCGTAGAGGCTACACTCCATCAGTGGAGTGAGGGCCCCAGAGCAGGCCTGGGCTTAGTAGTCATGGCGCATGGGCTCTGttgtcccgtggcatgtgggatcttacttccccgaccagggatcaaacccatatctcctgtattggaaggtggattcttaaccactggaccaccagggaagtctctagatATTAACTTCTAATTTAATGGTAAAATAGAGGACAGAGTTTATATGATGCCTCTTTGAAAACTCCATTAAGATTTGCTATATGGCCCAGGCAGTGGTCCGTGTTTGTTTACTGTTCCATGGGTATTTGAGAAGAATTAGACAATTTTATATTGTTCATTAGATCAAATTGGTTGACTGTGTTCAAACATTATTTActctctgcaatttttttctccttgattcCATTAATAATTGACAAACACATGTTGAAACTCCTCACTCCAACAGATCTGTCCATTTTCCCCCTTAAttggaatcttttcttttttcttcctatcttcctttcttttttttctctttcctttccttcccatcACCCCCGACCCTgccctttttcactttttatattctGAGACTCTTTTCTTAGCcatctatttcattaaaaatattatttcttctatagcttctaagaaaattgaaatctctATTCCTAATAATGCTTTTATCAGAAAGATTTGCCGACAGGTTTAACAGTTTCTCTGCCCACCATTTTCTCTTCACAATTGGATGAAAGCAAAAATTCATAGCATTTTCCTTGCATACTGGAGGTGGGGGTGCAGAAAATGCCCAGTCCTCTGGCTTGAGCATCTTGATGGGTGAGGAGACATTTACTGATCAGTGGATTACAGGGACAGGAACGGATATGGAGCTATATCAAGCATTTGCTTGGACAATGTTTGGTTTGAGAGGCTGATGAGACAGCCAGGTAGAGATGTCAGGTGACATTCGGGTTTGTTTGTCTGGATAGATAAATTTGGGAGAGTGTAAAGAGAGGATAAGAGGATCTGATACAACTTTGGGAAACAGCAATATTCTGAGAGGCAGTGACTCCAGAATTACTTTAGAGTAGGGGCTTCTGGGTTGTGATCTGATTACAAGAGTATATACGTTGTGATCTGGTCATAAGAGGTTTGTGAATATTTGCATTTTCAAGAAGGAAGCACACTATATTTACTCAGATTGGATTTTTATGGGGGGGGTAGTAAGGAGGAGGGAGGCTGTTAAAGGAGAGGGTGCTAAAGCCTTCCTCTCAACTCCCTTTTATCACCACCACtggaaaaaggacaaaataaaaagaacagaaagtgaTTTTACCCACATTGCACCCTAGCATTCATCTACATATGCATTCTAAAAGTCTAGGAAAATTGACCCAGGGTTTCATTTCATAAGGACCTATCAttcatttcatattcattttatcATTCATTTCACAAGGACCCACATGATGTTGACATCGCATCTGGCTTAAGGTTCGACAATCATGTGGCTATATAAGCTATTAGCTACCCCCAGAACCACTGAGAAAGAGCGCTTACTCTCCAGGAACTCCATCTGGCGGTCCTCAGTGCTGATGCACACTGCATTGAAACCTTGGGTGGGGGCCACACTGCGCTGGACTCGGTTTAAAGCTAGAAAGTGGAGAATACTGGTCTTTCCTGCCCCATCCAGGCCCAGCACTAGGATCTGCTTATTTTTCTCCTGTGAAACAAAAGATAAGGCAATAATATGCTATCAGGGCCTTGTTTTCTTGGCTCTGGGAAGTGCGCTTGCCAATATTTGTGAAATTGTAtaaaactttgcaaaaaaaatttaataggtCTAGAACAAACTGTACTAGTcagtttgtattttatataatcaGTCATTACTTACATGATATTAACTGTATACCCTTTCTCCATCTTCCAACTCCTGGTCaatttatcaaataaatattttatatatatcaggATTTATAGGAGGTGCCATATTTTCAGGGCCaattttcactcttcacttggCTTCCCTAGTTCATGTCCGTTGGAGACTGCACGAGAATTCAATTTGTTGTTTGGGGTCTTGGGACCTTCTTGGTCTATGTATTGACTCTGCCACTTTGCATGTAAGCATCTAAGGTCTTATAATATTAATCTGTCTTGTCTCCCCAAATTGAATCATAGATTAAAAGTTCTTAGGGCAAGGTTACTCTCTCctgtactttttaatataaatattaaatgaaaaggcaaagactATAAAAATTGTTAAACTAGTTAAAATCTCATGCTAAAACCTGATGAACTAGATGTAAACTTTAGGAAGAAGTATTCCACCAGCCTTAGAAATTTTTATGACAAGTGTTTGAGGGACAAGAAGGGCAAGAGTGGCatgaagagagaaacagaaagttcAGAGTGCTCAGAAAGGTGGCTTTTAGTGTACAAACTTCAATGTAAACAGTAATAAATGAGCAACCCAGTCAGACTGTTCACAGGAATTCTATTTCTCAAACAGCTTACCAAAGAGGTTTCtcatatatggggaaaaaaaaaaccaaaacttggAAACATCTTCAAGGGCattggtttaaaaataataatcttataCATTTCTGCTTGAACACTAAAGGTCATTAGACACagactgcatgctaagtcacttcagtcatgtctgactctgtgtgaccctatggattgtagcccgccaggctcctctgtccatgggattctccagacaagaatactggagtgggttgccatttctttctccaagggatcttcctgacccagggatcgaacccaggtctcccacattggaggtagattctttactgtctgagccaccagggaagccttagacTAGATTTCTGTTAAAAAAGTGATCCTCAACAGCACTATACGTCTATCCCATGTCCCTCCTGTCTGTAATATAGAAGATCTGTGTAAAAATAAGATGTTCTAAGGTCTGCTGTAATAGAGACTTATGTACGGGGAATCATTTATGAAACCTGTCTAGTGAGTAACAGaatgttttaaagtaaatgtttGTTACTGGAGTGAATTATTGACGGCTCTTAAAGCAAATGGCACTTCCATAGGTGTTTCCTATATCCATCCCCGCTTCCTCCCCATTCTCTTCCATCTGCATCTAAATGTTATAGTGTCATTCTCAGAGTCATGGTAAGGAAAAGGGACTAGATGTTGCTCTAAGGGGATGTCATTGGTTGGTTTTAAATGAATGCTTTAAAGCAATGGTGACCAAGAAATGGCTGCAAGATGTAGACTGTGTCCCCTCATTATCTCCACCAATGGCTCCACACTCAGGCTACCCCAACATATTTTATCGgtttcaagatttcttttttcacattttaacatctctgaaatgagGGCTTTACAATCTATAGTATGTCATATTTTGGCtggaagcattttttttcctttctctgtggtACCTAAAATAATGGCATCTTGGATCTTGTGAATTTTGTGAATAAAAACCATTCCCTATTCCCTTTCCAATCACATCACTGCCACTAACCTGACCCTATTTGGAAATTCTGTAGTCACTGATGCTTTACATTTTGCTTACTTTTTAGTCTAAAATACAAGGTTCCTCACGTTTATAATCTCTTAGAAAAGCTGGGGTTACTGTAAACCAAGAGTTCAGACATGAAATATGATTCAACACCACTGGTCCTTGTTAAAAGTTATTCCTTTAACTATAATGAATCTATATAGTCTGTTTTGTGTGTTCAGTCTcaaagttgcgtccaactctttgcaatcccatggactgtagcacaccagacttccctgtcctatCTCCGAGTTTGCTctaacatgtccattgagttggtgatgctatataaccatctcatcctctgctgacttcttttgccttcaatctttcccagcatcagggtcttttccaatgagtgggctcttcacatcaggtggctaaagtaatggagcttcagcttcagcatcaatccttccaatgaatattcagggttgatttcctttaggattgactggtttgatcttgcagtccaagggactcttaattaaaagtcttctccaacaccacagtttgaaagcatcagttctttggctatTTTACCAGAGAGCAAATTTCTGTTCATAATTCATATTGTTTAGAATCAGAAAGCAGCTCTGAGCCCAGGAACCCCAGGAGTACAAAGCACACTAAGTTGAGCCAAAtaatgcttgttttttttttcttctcccctaatttttaaattgtggcaAAGTACACaacataaagggcttcccaggtggcgctagtaatAAAGGatccccctgccaatgtaggagatatgagagatgtgggttccatccctgggtcaggaagatgccctggagaaaagcatggcaatccactcctgtattcttgcctggagaatagaggagcctggcgggacacCATCCACAGGTCACACACAGTCATACAcaacacaaaatttaccatcttaaccatgtTTAAACCCAGAGTGATATCGACTCCATTCATAATACCACGTAACCATCACCACTAGCCATAACTATTCATCTTGTAAAACAAACTGTACTCATTAAACTCCTCACCCCCACCATCCCCCAACATTCTGCTCTTTGAGTTTGAATACACTAGGTAAACCATCTAAGTAGAATCATACGTATCTGTCCTTTTATGACTAAAAGGCTGGTTTCTGAGACCTCTCAGTTAAACCTTTGTGACCCTCTCTTCTAGGTGCTGGTGATATGAAAACAATGTAAGTAATAGTAACCAGAGCGCCCACAGAAAAGGTCCAGGCAGTCCCAAAACACATCCTGCACAAATTCAAGAAACCTacaccttcccctccccacccccccgcccccacaaagCAGAAAAGACTGGAACAGAGAGAGCACGTGTGGTGAGGGTCTGGGGGCTAGCGCTCGGCGCCGGCCAGAGATGGGGCTGGAAAAAAGGCTATTCCCAGCACCGCTGTGAACATCAACAAGGTGTCTTCTTCAACACTAGACCTGGACACAGGGTCGGGGTTAGGGGTGAGTGGGCGAGCGGCTGAGGAGAAGGGGCTCGCGATGAGTCGTTCGAAGCTTGGCACATTCCGATTCCATCCGCGGATACAAAGCCGGCAAACGAGACCGGATTCCTTCGGGCGCGAGCCCACCGGGGGTCTCGCACGTAACAGAGCCGGCGAAACACTGGACAATGGCCTCGGGTGAGGGTCCGAGGCAGCGGTCTCTTACCAGCGACTCCAGCGGTATTTTTATCAACGTGCTgttgtccttctctttctccttgaattgctccttctctttctccgTCTCCCGCTCTTGCCTCTTTTCATCCTCATTTCTCTtacttttctcctccttcccgttctccttttccttaattttctcctccttccccctttcttCCGCCTTaattttctcctcctcccccttcccagtTTTCTCCTTCCCgttcttttccttaattttctcctccttccccttcccagtTTTCTCCTTCCCgttcttttccttaattttctcctccttccccttttctttctccttaattttctccttctccaccttctttttgtttctctcctctcctttttgctgaattttctctttctccGGCTCCTTGCCCTTCTCCCTCTTTACTTTCCCcctctccatccccaccacctgggtttccttccctcctcccgcGCGCCCGCGCGCCGGAGCTACGGGGCGGGATGCGGGCGGGAGTGGTCGCCGCGGTGGGGGCAGCGCCGGGGGAGACGTAGCTCCACGTGGCGTACACCGCCCCCGCGGTAAccgccagcccctccccaccccagggccccggGCTGCAGCTTGGGCATCTTGCGCTCGCTCGCCAGCCAGCGGGCTGCGCGCAGCAGATTCGTCGAATCGGGGGTGGGAGACAGATTGAAGAGCGTAAGACGTGGGAGCTAAAGAAGGGGCGAGCCCATGCCAGGGGACCCGGGAGACCCGCCCGCGGGAGCTGGGAAAGACCGCTGAAGCAGGAAAAGCGTCCCCAGGTGTCGCTTCCTTGGAAGCGCGCGCCATGGCGAGATGCGCTCGGACTGGGTAGGCGTCTCAGAAAGGCCTTTCTCGCCCGCCCATCTCAGCCTCTCACTTCCCCGGCCTCCTTCCAGCCCGTGTGTCTCCTACCGGAGCGCTGGAGAAGGCGCCCTAGTCCTGAGAGCCCCAGGCTTTCCTGCCTTCCCCTCGTTAATAACAAGTCTGGAGGGTGAAGTTGgatctctctcccctcctcacccGTCCTGTTTAAGTCCACCAGCAGCGTCTAAAGCCGCTATCCAGGAGGCTTAAGGGAAAAAGGAATGTGACCGGTTCccttattttaaatgttacattTCGCTTTAAAAAATCGCTCTGGAGATAAGTCTGCCAGGATCACGGCTACTGGTAAAACCAGGCATTAAaaccagtaccttggccacctcatgcgcagagttgactcattggaagtctctgatgctgggagggattgggggcaggaggaaaaggggacgacagaagatgaaatggctggatggcatcaccgactcgatggatgtgggtttgggtgaactccgggagttggtgatggacagggacgcctggcgtgctgcgattcatggggtcacagagagtccgacacgactgagggactgaactgaaacaaaactgTTGTTCCCAATGATCGAATACATAGTAAATTAGATACCCATGGGGCTCTGCAAAGGTGGTGTGAGAAGTGTACGGATGGTCCTTTTTATTATTTCGTTCAACAGCACTctttagtggagaaggcaatggcaacccactccagtattcttgcctggagaatcccatggacagagaagcctggtaggctacagtccatggggccgctgagtcggacatgactgcgcgacttcac
Protein-coding regions in this window:
- the ARL9 gene encoding ADP-ribosylation factor-like protein 9, with product MERGKVKREKGKEPEKEKIQQKGEERNKKKEKIKAEERGKEEKIKEKENGKEEKSKRNEDEKRQERETEKEKEQFKEKEKDNSTLIKIPLESLEKNKQILVLGLDGAGKTSILHFLALNRVQRSVAPTQGFNAVCISTEDRQMEFLEIGGSEPFRSYWEMYLSKGLLLVFVVDSADHKRLPEAKKYLHQLIGTNPVLPLVVFANKQDLEAAYHITDIHEALALSEVGNDRKMFLFGTQVTENGSEIPSIIQDARDLIAHLAADMSDQA